One Archocentrus centrarchus isolate MPI-CPG fArcCen1 chromosome 14, fArcCen1, whole genome shotgun sequence DNA window includes the following coding sequences:
- the LOC115792597 gene encoding P2Y purinoceptor 3: protein MSLNRSTSATNNLQRFIMGLSQTSSITPDISLLAAAVASNQPNTSGTSPTSSLPLSSCSIDESYKYVFLPVCYSLTFLFSLILNSVVLLRSCCHHGAGCSGAGRRWNTSLIYLVNLATTDLMYGLSLPFLVASYVLRDHWVFGDFMCRLVRFLFYFNLYCSIFFLTCISVHRYLGICHPMRTITLESKRVVKGICALVWVVVFILTCPIFRFAQTGYVRRRGGGAAEPGEGRDDGNMTGDQEGERYVNCWDDAIDKEFADYVPYGIVLHLLGFFVPFVIIAWCYSHVVRTIFQTLRSPPSSVEGGEDGPVGDGTMEGVQRRERTSVSISGSQYSHYIRRRRKSIKTIVTITLLFALCFLPFHVTRTLFLLLRRGQLGGCNAMKAVSICYKVTRPLASCNAWLNALLYFLTGDKGGPSCWPGERTIHRDPRSGSLWWPLKILKKDGVGEDDHDVAERVEREVHLENESKSSRVIF from the exons ATGAGCCTGAACCGATCCACCTCTGCCACAAATAACCTTCAGAGGTTCATCATGGGGTTGAGCCAAACCTCCAGCATCACTCCAGACATCAGTTTGCTGGCGGCAGCTGTGGCAAGCAACCAGCCCAACACCTCCGGCACCTCACCCACCTCGTCACTTCCTCTATCTTCATGTAGCATCGATGAATCCTACAAGTACGTCTTCCTACCCGTCTGCTACTCGCTGACCTTCCTTTTTAGCCTCATCCTCAACTCAGTAGTGCTGCTGCGCTCCTGTTGCCATCATGGCGCCGGTTGCAGTGGCGCCGGGCGACGCTGGAACACGTCGCTGATCTACCTGGTGAACCTGGCCACTACAGACCTGATGTACGGCCTGTCACTGCCCTTCCTGGTGGCGAGTTATGTGCTGAGGGACCACTGGGTGTTTGGGGACTTTATGTGCCGCCTCGTACGCTTTCTCTTCTACTTCAACCTCTACtgctccatcttcttcctcaccTGCATCTCTGTGCACAG ATACCTGGGGATCTGCCATCCAATGAGGACCATCACTCTGGAGAGTAAGCGCGTGGTGAAGGGCATCTGTGCGTTGGTTTGGGTGGTGGTTTTCATTCTCACCTGCCCCATCTTCAGGTTCGCCCAGACAGGATATGTCAGGCGTAGAGGTGGTGGGGCTGCTGAACCTGGAGAAGGGAGGGATGATGGGAACATGACTGGGGACCAGGAGGGGGAGAGATACGTGAACTGCTGGGATGATGCCATAGACAAAGAGTTTGCAGACTATGTCCCATATGGCATTGTTCTGCACCTTCTGGGCTTCTTTGTGCCCTTTGTCATCATTGCCTGGTGCTACTCCCACGTAGTCCGAACAATATTTCAGACCCTCCGCTCCCCCCCCAGTTCAGTAGAGGGTGGTGAAGATGGCCCGGTGGGTGACGGGACTATGGAAGGAGTTCAACGGCGCGAGAGAACCTCTGTCTCCATTTCTGGCTCACAGTACTCACACTACATCCGCCGGCGGCGGAAATCCATTAAAACCATTGTTACCATCACACTGCTGTTTGCGCTCTGCTTCTTACCCTTCCATGTGACCCGTACACTCTTCCTGCTCCTACGGCGGGGACAGCTTGGTGGCTGCAATGCCATGAAAGCTGTCTCCATCTGCTACAAGGTCACCAGACCGCTGGCCTCCTGCAACGCCTGGCTCAATGCCCTGCTCTACTTCCTCACAGGTGATAAAGGCGGCCCCAGCTGTTGGCCAGGAGAGCGCACCATCCATCGAGACCCCCGGAGCGGCTCCCTCTGGTGGCCGCTGAAGATCCTCAAAAAAGATGGGGTCGGGGAGGACGATCACGATGTGGCCGAGAGGGTTGAAAGGGAAGTGCACTTAGAGAATGAGTCCAAGTCCTCCAGAGTCATCTTCTAA